From Pelagicoccus sp. SDUM812003, a single genomic window includes:
- a CDS encoding MFS transporter, which translates to MKSGYGTAEVGLVAVEVMLQVYLLELYVTAGLDPVWAGVALALAVLWDAISDPLMGIVSDRTPAPSARGKRLPYLFAGALLGGLAFTQLFSPSAGGGQWQLFGELLLWYLVLNTAMTLSIVPYLALINDLGKRSQDRGGFFGWRLVFSGAGLIVGLSIPSLLAQQQGVEIETGDREALLANRSLASYWISGALLLFSCSAIAAVWKASGRAEPSEESLAGGSILEVWKTAFRSRGFLLIVGAFVFISMGRAINASLALIFYKGTLRFSDDQVAVALIGLSLVVMVATPFWVWLSKRFRKRSLCVWGSLALTALTATVYPLMPPEAIAPLAFIIVSGGIAASSVVLLEALFSDVVESDGSRMGRSLSGSYYGLWRMATKVARAGGLAVSGLFLGAIGYEEGAAEQSHQALRSVAWAFGPGVAFFFAIGTGLIWKEKVAAMKSEEVQ; encoded by the coding sequence TTGAAATCCGGATACGGGACCGCTGAGGTCGGGCTCGTCGCGGTGGAGGTGATGCTGCAGGTCTACCTGCTCGAACTCTACGTGACCGCCGGACTGGATCCGGTATGGGCTGGCGTCGCTCTAGCGCTTGCGGTGTTGTGGGACGCCATAAGCGATCCCCTCATGGGCATCGTGTCGGATCGCACTCCAGCGCCCAGCGCCCGTGGCAAGCGTCTGCCATACCTCTTCGCTGGGGCTTTGCTGGGGGGGCTGGCGTTTACGCAATTGTTTTCGCCGAGCGCCGGCGGCGGGCAATGGCAGCTCTTTGGGGAGCTGCTGCTCTGGTATTTGGTTCTGAATACAGCGATGACGCTGAGCATCGTCCCTTATCTCGCTCTCATCAACGACCTTGGCAAGCGTTCGCAGGATCGCGGGGGCTTTTTCGGTTGGCGGCTGGTTTTCAGCGGAGCGGGTTTGATAGTCGGATTGAGCATTCCTTCGCTATTGGCGCAGCAGCAGGGGGTGGAGATCGAAACGGGGGATCGCGAGGCGCTCCTAGCCAATCGATCCCTCGCGTCCTATTGGATCAGCGGCGCGTTGCTGCTGTTTTCCTGCTCGGCGATCGCCGCGGTTTGGAAGGCTTCTGGTCGAGCCGAGCCTTCGGAGGAGTCGCTCGCCGGTGGATCGATTTTGGAGGTTTGGAAAACGGCATTTCGTTCGCGCGGCTTCCTGCTCATCGTGGGCGCTTTTGTATTCATATCTATGGGACGAGCGATCAACGCTAGTCTCGCTCTCATTTTCTACAAGGGAACGTTGCGGTTCTCCGATGACCAAGTGGCGGTGGCTTTGATCGGCCTTTCCCTTGTCGTCATGGTCGCCACGCCTTTTTGGGTCTGGCTGTCGAAGCGGTTTCGCAAGCGCAGCCTCTGCGTTTGGGGCAGCCTGGCGCTCACTGCCTTGACCGCCACAGTCTATCCGCTGATGCCCCCGGAAGCGATTGCTCCCTTGGCGTTTATCATCGTTTCGGGAGGGATCGCCGCATCGAGCGTGGTACTGTTGGAGGCCTTGTTTTCGGATGTGGTGGAGTCGGACGGTTCGCGCATGGGCCGATCCCTGAGCGGCTCTTACTACGGGCTTTGGCGCATGGCGACCAAGGTGGCGCGAGCGGGCGGCCTGGCGGTTTCCGGGCTTTTCCTGGGGGCGATCGGGTATGAAGAGGGAGCCGCCGAACAGAGCCACCAGGCCCTGAGATCGGTCGCCTGGGCTTTTGGACCAGGAGTGGCGTTCTTCTTTGCGATAGGCACCGGACTGATCTGGAAGGAGAAAGTGGCGGCGATGAAAAGCGAGGAGGTTCAATGA
- a CDS encoding cryptochrome/photolyase family protein yields the protein MSRNRKQSIRRLVVVLGDQLSTRLASFQGFDKKRDRVCMAEVSEESEYAWSSKQRTAFFFAAMRHFREELLADGYDVSYQEIGDRKGTGGLKEALDHSLKQLDLEEVVMVEPGEYRLAKDFEEVCASHGVSPSVREDNSFFCSRERFESHAEGRKQLRMEYFYREMRREHGVLMDGDRPAGGKWNFDASNRESFGKEGPERLRARLRFEPDELTRKAIADVESRFGDHPGSLDLFSWPVTRSQALEALTEFIEHELPLFGRFQDAMWSGEPFLHHSLLSGAMNVRLLDPGEVVAAAEKAYRDGSAPIEAVEGFVRQVLGWREYVRGIYWKFMPGYLERNALRAEEDLPAFYWTAETEMRCLSETIGQTLKYGYAHHIQRLMITGLFALLYGVRPQDVHKWYLAVYIDAVEWVELPNTLGMSQFADRGVMASKPYVASGKYIQRMSNYCSSCRYRPDKRSGDDACPFTVLYWDFLTRHQKTLSDNARMGMQLRNVKRLSDGEKDEIAKTTKELRRRISNGIGV from the coding sequence ATGAGTCGAAACCGCAAGCAATCGATCCGACGGTTGGTGGTTGTTCTCGGAGACCAGCTTTCGACACGCTTGGCGAGCTTTCAGGGCTTCGACAAGAAGCGCGATCGGGTTTGCATGGCTGAGGTGTCGGAAGAAAGCGAATACGCGTGGTCGTCTAAGCAGCGCACAGCCTTCTTCTTCGCGGCGATGCGGCATTTTCGAGAGGAGCTTCTGGCGGACGGATACGACGTATCGTATCAGGAAATTGGAGATAGGAAAGGGACCGGTGGACTGAAGGAGGCGCTTGACCATTCCTTGAAGCAGCTCGATCTCGAGGAAGTCGTGATGGTGGAGCCCGGGGAATATCGACTGGCGAAGGATTTCGAGGAGGTTTGCGCGTCGCATGGGGTCTCACCGAGCGTGCGCGAGGACAATTCCTTCTTTTGCTCGCGGGAGCGCTTCGAGTCCCATGCCGAAGGACGCAAGCAGTTGCGCATGGAGTACTTCTATCGGGAGATGCGAAGAGAGCATGGGGTCTTGATGGACGGTGATCGGCCGGCGGGGGGAAAGTGGAATTTCGACGCCAGCAACCGGGAGTCGTTTGGCAAGGAGGGGCCGGAGCGGTTGCGGGCGAGACTGCGCTTTGAGCCCGACGAACTGACGCGAAAAGCGATCGCGGATGTAGAGAGTCGCTTTGGCGACCATCCGGGCAGTTTGGATTTGTTCTCCTGGCCGGTGACTCGCTCCCAGGCCTTGGAGGCGTTGACGGAGTTTATCGAACACGAACTTCCGCTCTTCGGCCGATTCCAGGACGCCATGTGGTCGGGCGAACCGTTTCTGCACCATAGCCTTCTTTCTGGAGCGATGAACGTGCGACTGCTGGATCCGGGGGAAGTGGTCGCAGCTGCGGAGAAGGCGTACCGGGATGGATCGGCTCCCATCGAGGCGGTGGAAGGGTTCGTACGTCAGGTGCTGGGCTGGCGGGAGTACGTCCGAGGAATCTACTGGAAGTTCATGCCTGGCTATTTGGAGCGAAACGCTTTGCGGGCGGAGGAGGATCTTCCCGCGTTCTATTGGACCGCAGAAACGGAGATGCGGTGCCTCTCGGAGACGATTGGGCAGACGTTGAAATATGGATACGCCCATCATATTCAGCGTTTGATGATCACTGGATTGTTCGCCCTCCTGTATGGAGTGAGGCCTCAGGACGTGCACAAATGGTATCTCGCGGTCTACATCGACGCGGTCGAGTGGGTCGAGCTGCCTAATACGCTTGGCATGTCGCAGTTTGCGGACCGTGGGGTGATGGCGAGCAAGCCTTATGTCGCGAGCGGAAAGTACATCCAGCGCATGAGCAACTACTGCTCCAGTTGTCGCTACCGACCGGACAAGCGTAGCGGCGATGATGCCTGTCCATTCACTGTCCTGTATTGGGATTTTCTGACACGACATCAAAAAACGCTGTCGGATAACGCTAGGATGGGCATGCAATTGAGAAACGTGAAGCGACTTTCCGACGGTGAGAAGGACGAAATTGCTAAAACCACGAAGGAGCTGCGAAGGCGCATTTCCAATGGAATAGGAGTCTGA
- a CDS encoding SDR family oxidoreductase yields the protein MEKRNYLILGASGSIGSETAQLLLQEGHRVCAGVRDLDEASALDALQGADLESFDARDWDSIDALVGKAQERYQRIDGVAVCVGSILLKAAHLTSRKEFEDVIALNLSSCFATLRAVAKPMMKQGGSIVLVSSAAARKGFPNHEAIAAAKAGVIGLTLSAAATYATYGIRVNCVAPGLVRSKMSRGLTENAMMLKASQSMHALGRIGEAEEVARAIAWLLDGKQGWITGQTLGVDGGLGTLHSKKA from the coding sequence ATGGAAAAGAGAAACTATCTGATTCTGGGAGCGAGTGGATCGATCGGCAGTGAAACCGCCCAGCTGCTTCTACAGGAGGGGCATCGCGTCTGCGCGGGAGTGCGGGACCTGGACGAGGCGTCAGCCTTGGACGCTCTCCAGGGCGCGGATTTGGAGTCGTTCGACGCTCGAGACTGGGATTCGATCGATGCTTTGGTTGGAAAGGCCCAGGAGCGTTATCAGCGCATCGATGGCGTGGCTGTATGCGTAGGGTCGATACTGCTGAAAGCTGCGCACCTTACGAGCCGGAAGGAGTTCGAGGACGTCATCGCTCTCAACCTCTCCTCCTGTTTCGCCACGCTGCGAGCTGTGGCGAAACCCATGATGAAGCAAGGTGGATCGATCGTGCTGGTATCTTCGGCGGCGGCTCGAAAAGGATTTCCCAATCATGAAGCCATCGCGGCGGCCAAGGCTGGAGTCATCGGTCTCACGCTTTCCGCTGCCGCGACCTATGCCACCTACGGGATTCGCGTAAACTGCGTGGCTCCGGGGTTGGTGCGGAGCAAGATGTCGCGTGGGTTGACCGAGAATGCGATGATGCTCAAAGCGTCGCAATCGATGCACGCTCTCGGTCGTATCGGTGAAGCGGAGGAGGTCGCTCGGGCTATCGCGTGGCTGCTAGACGGAAAACAGGGCTGGATAACTGGTCAGACGCTCGGCGTAGATGGCGGACTTGGAACGCTGCATAGCAAGAAAGCCTAG
- a CDS encoding lipocalin family protein, which translates to MKGKLLWLTGIIAMAGLLAACNTGSVKMPNQELAASVDLNRFMGTWYVHGYTPTFLDRNAYGATETYELNESGKIETTYRFRKGGPDGKLKTMTPTGWVHDEKTNAEWRMRFFGLFTSPYYILYVSPDYGETVIGHPGKEMAWIMTRSSQISDTKYQTLRMELARRDYDLSELTRVEHGE; encoded by the coding sequence ATGAAAGGGAAACTACTATGGCTAACTGGAATCATCGCAATGGCAGGGCTGCTCGCCGCCTGCAACACCGGGAGCGTTAAGATGCCGAATCAGGAACTTGCAGCGTCCGTAGACCTGAATCGATTCATGGGCACGTGGTACGTGCATGGATACACGCCGACCTTTCTCGACCGAAACGCCTATGGAGCCACTGAGACTTACGAACTCAATGAGTCTGGAAAGATCGAGACCACCTACCGATTTCGCAAGGGTGGGCCTGATGGCAAGCTCAAGACCATGACGCCAACCGGTTGGGTGCATGACGAGAAGACAAATGCCGAATGGCGCATGCGTTTCTTCGGGTTGTTCACGTCGCCTTACTACATATTGTACGTGAGTCCAGACTACGGGGAGACGGTGATCGGTCATCCGGGCAAGGAGATGGCTTGGATCATGACACGCTCGTCACAGATTTCGGATACGAAGTACCAGACGCTCCGTATGGAGCTCGCTCGTCGCGATTACGATCTAAGCGAGCTCACACGCGTCGAACACGGAGAGTAG
- a CDS encoding mechanosensitive ion channel domain-containing protein, whose translation MPELGSFSAYLPIIVTLVVVAVTLLVARWVYEKRDARFGTHSNFSRPILMLCLLAVGIVALIIALPLKDATKDQLLGLFGLVLTGIIALSSTTFVSNAMAGFMIRSIGSFRSGDFVRVGGHFGRVSARGLFHTEIQTEDRDLTTLPNLFLVTNPVTVVRNSGTIISASVSLGYDVHQAKVEGLLIEAAKAAGLKEPFVRVMELGDFSVSYRVAGLLEEVKQLVSKRSDLHIETLNTLHQAGIEILSPSAMMQRPLKDGQRIMPQQDVVAPPSMKRDDSPEERIFDKAEEAEALEKLAFERTRLAKEKETLQSQLSTASEQEKSTIDREIQKLDTEIDRLEAHRKAVEGDEQPSS comes from the coding sequence ATGCCCGAGCTTGGATCCTTCTCCGCCTACCTGCCCATCATCGTCACCCTAGTCGTGGTGGCGGTGACGCTGCTAGTGGCGCGGTGGGTCTACGAAAAGCGAGACGCCAGGTTTGGCACCCACAGCAACTTTTCGCGCCCGATCCTTATGCTCTGTCTCCTGGCGGTGGGAATCGTGGCGTTGATCATCGCCCTTCCGCTAAAGGATGCGACCAAGGATCAGTTGCTCGGATTGTTCGGTCTCGTCTTGACCGGCATCATCGCCTTGTCCTCCACCACGTTCGTGTCCAACGCCATGGCGGGCTTCATGATTCGATCGATTGGATCGTTTCGATCGGGAGACTTCGTGCGAGTGGGCGGGCATTTTGGTCGAGTCTCGGCCCGCGGGCTTTTTCACACGGAAATACAGACTGAGGATCGAGACCTGACCACGCTGCCGAATCTATTTCTGGTCACGAACCCTGTGACCGTGGTGCGAAACTCAGGCACGATCATCTCGGCGTCCGTGTCGCTCGGATACGACGTACATCAGGCGAAGGTTGAGGGGCTGTTGATCGAAGCCGCAAAAGCCGCGGGCCTGAAAGAGCCCTTCGTGCGCGTGATGGAGCTGGGCGACTTTTCTGTGAGCTATCGTGTGGCCGGGTTGCTGGAGGAGGTGAAGCAGCTCGTGAGCAAACGTTCCGATCTACATATCGAAACGCTGAATACGCTGCACCAGGCAGGGATCGAGATCCTGTCGCCATCCGCCATGATGCAGCGCCCGTTGAAAGACGGGCAGCGAATCATGCCGCAGCAGGACGTGGTCGCTCCTCCCTCGATGAAGCGGGATGACTCGCCTGAGGAGAGAATCTTCGACAAGGCCGAAGAAGCGGAGGCGTTGGAGAAGCTTGCGTTCGAGCGCACGCGCTTGGCGAAGGAGAAGGAGACTTTGCAGTCTCAGCTGTCCACTGCGAGCGAGCAAGAGAAGTCGACGATCGATCGAGAAATCCAGAAGTTGGATACGGAAATCGATCGCTTGGAAGCTCATCGCAAAGCGGTCGAAGGAGACGAGCAGCCGAGCTCCTAG